One Odontesthes bonariensis isolate fOdoBon6 chromosome 17, fOdoBon6.hap1, whole genome shotgun sequence genomic window carries:
- the prph2la gene encoding photoreceptor outer segment membrane glycoprotein 2, whose translation MAVLKVKFTKTKRDKLAQVLWILNWISVVTGALLFSLGLFLKVEINKRGELMAERDIQYVPNMLIAVGLIACGINFLGGKICYDCVDTTKFLRWKLIMLPYIICTFFFTFCVLVGALMCYSMRGELDESLNLGLTQAMRFYKDTDTPGRCFLKRTVDMLQIQFQCCGNNGYKDWFQIQWISNRYLDMSEKEVVDRLRSNVEGRYLMDGVPFSCCNTNSPRPCIQQQITNNSAHFNYEHQTEELNLWMKGCRQALLEYYTHIMQSIGLTVLITWLFELSVLTGVRYLQTSLENVLRQGDPNSESDGWLLENSFMETARTNINIIKSLGKSNQIDTANNGDPNIDVPSTSKAHYGPDNVPPKQITEAS comes from the exons atGGCAGTCTTAAAAGTTAAGTTCACCAAGACCAAGAGGGACAAGCTGGCCCAGGTGCTGTGGATCCTCAACTGGATCTCAGTGGTTACAGGAGCCCTCCTGTTCAGCCTGGGGCTCTTCCTCAAGGTGGAGATCAACAAGCGTGGGGAGCTTATGGCTGAGAGGGACATACAATATGTACCTAACATGCTAATAGCTGTGGGTCTCATTGCTTGTGGCATCAACTTCCTGGGTGGGAAGATCTGCTACGACTGTGTTGACACAACCAAGTTTCTGCGGTGGAAGCTGATCATGCTGCCCTACATTATATGCACCTTCTTCTTCACCTTCTGTGTGCTGGTGGGGGCACTCATGTGTTACAGCATGCGTGGGGAGCTGGATGAGTCCCTGAACTTGGGGCTAACACAGGCAATGAGGTTCTACAAGGACACAGACACACCAGGACGCTGCTTCCTGAAGCGCACCGTGGACATGCTGCAGATACAGTTCCAGTGCTGTGGAAACAATGGCTATAAAGACTGGTTTCAAATCCAATGGATAAGCAACCGCTACCTGGATATGTCCGAAAAAGAAGTTGTGGA TCGTTTAAGGAGTAATGTGGAGGGCAGGTACCTGATGGATGGAGTCCCCTTCAGCTGCTGCAACACCAACTCACCCAGGCCCTGCATCCAGCAGCAGATCACCAACAACTCTGCCCATTTCAACTATGAGCACCAGACGGAGGAGCTGAACCTGTGGATGAAAGGGTGTCGCCAGGCACTGCTGGAGTACTACACCCACATCATGCAGTCCATTGGCCTCACAGTCCTCATCACTTGGCTGTTTGAG CTGTCAGTGCTGACCGGTGTTCGTTACCTCCAGACCTCCCTGGAAAATGTGCTGAGACAAGGAGACCCAAACTCTGAATCTGATGGCTGGCTGTTAGAAAACAGCTTCATGGAAACTGCCCGGACCAACATCAATATCATCAAGAGCCTCGGCAAGAGCAACCAAATAGACACAGCCAACAACGGAGACCCCAACATTGACGTCCCATCCACCTCCAAGGCACACTATGGGCCAGACAATGTTCCTCCAAAGCAAATCACTGAAGCCAGTTGA